The region GATGAAGACGATGAAGCGCAGGTAGACCAGATCGAACGGCACGAGGATGTACGCGTAGACCAGCCAGTTCAGGATGCTGGTCGCCGCAGTCACGAAACTCACGGCTGTGCCCAACCCCAGCGCAGTCTTGATCTCACGCGAGCAGCCGAGAAACGAGCACATCCCCAGATAATTGGTCAGGAGGATGTTGTTGGTGAAGACGGCCGAAAACAGGATGGTGAAGAAACCGAGCTGTTCCATGTTACGCCCCCGCTTTCCGGGCCGGTCGCATGACCCACCCCTTGATGATCCAGATGAACACCGCCAGCACGAAGAACCCGCCTGGCGCCATGACCATCACCGACCAGTTCGTCCAGTTCGGGCCCAGCAGCGGGAGGCCCCAGATCGCCCCGGTGCCGAGGAGTTCCCGGACACAGGCGATCACGAGCAGGACATACGAATAGCCGATCCCGGCTGAAAGGCCGTCGACGAACGAGATGAGCGGCGGGTTCGTCAGCGCGACCGCCTCGGCGTGCCCCATGATGATGCAGTTGGTGATGATCAGTCCGACATACGGGCCGAGCTGGCGGGAGATGTCGGGGTAGAATGCCTTCAGGTAGATGTCCACGAGGATGACCATGCAGGCGATGACGAGCACCTCCACCATCATGCGGATACGCGGCGGGATCCGATTGCGCAGCAGCGAGAGGGTGAGGTTGGAGAGCGCGGTCACAAAGACCAACCCCAGGCACATCACGAGCGTGTTCCGGAGCACGTTCGTCACCGCCAGGGTCGAGCAGATCCCGAGCACCTGCACGAACACCGGGTTCTGCGTGCCGAGGTTCTCTTTGAACACCGTCCAGTTCCGCTTGGCAGTCATGGTTTCACCTCCGCCGCATCACGCCCCACGCCGTTGAGCAGATCCCGCACCGCGCTCGATGTGATGGTGGCGCCGGTGATAGCGTCGATCTCCGTCGGCTCGGCTGAGCGCGTCCCCTCGGCTTTCAGGACGAACGGGCCGCTTTTGCCTGCGGTCTGCTCCTGAAACCACGGCTCCTCGATCCGCGCGCCGAGGCCCGGGGTTTCGTTGTGATTCAGGAAGCGGATTTTCAGGAAGGTCCGATTTTCCGGATCGAGGCCCACGACTGCGTCGATCACGCCCCACAACCCGCGTGCCTGACGCCGGAAGACGATGGCTTGGAGAGATCCGGTTCCGAGCGTGCGCACGTAGAAACAGGCGGGGCCACCGACAGCGTTGGTGCTGACCGTGTTCCGGAACAGCTCCGCCACGTCGGCGGGCCCGTCAGGCACGGGCACGCCCGCGACCTCCAGAACGGCCCGCTGCAGGAAGAGATCGGCATTGCGCTCCACCCGTTCGGCCGTGGCCAGATGGAGCGCCGAGACGCAGGTGATCAACACCAGCGACAGGGTGAACATGAACCCTGCGGCTCGCACACTCGCTTTTAAGCGGCTTTTCAACCTTATCGCCTCGCAGTTATATTCACGGCAACCCCTGCGGTTGCGCCGCAGGTGAAAAAAAGAACGCCTACCGTTTCTTTGTCGGCCCGCCTGTTCCGGACGCGCCGCCCGCTGGCTTGGCTTGCAGCGACCGGATCGCATGATCCAGAATGGGCGCGAACATATTGGCCAACAGGATGGCGAACATGGTGCCTGCGGGCCAGGCGGAGAACGTGGCGATGACGGAGGAGAGCGCTCCGATCAGCGCGCCGTAGATCCAGCGGCCGGGGTTGGTTTGTGAGGCCGATACCGGGTCGGTCGCGTAGAAAAAGATGCCGATCACCAGGCTGCCGCCCAAGGCGGCGCGCAGGGGGTCTGCGGCATTGCCCAGCCCGAGCTGCCAGAAAACGGTCTGGATTGCGGCAAAGCCGAAGAAGCCCGAGAGGACGATCCGGTAGTTGGCTGCCTTCTTCCAGATGATATAGAGGCCGCAGAGGAGGGTCAGCGCGGCGCTGGTGCCGCCGATCACGCCGGAGCAGTCGCCTAGAAAAAGGGTGGAAGACGACAGATCGGCGGCGGTTACGCCGTGGGCGGTCAGGGCCTCGGTGGAGAGTTTCATGAGCGCGCCCGGTGTGGCGGTGGTGATCACGTCGGGCGGTGCCCCGGCGGCGGTGTAGCCCCAGCGGATCAGGCCCGCAGGGAAGCGGGTCCACGGCTCGTACCACTGCGCGGTCATGAAGTTGCCGAAGCAGATGTAAATGAAGGCGCGGCCGGTCAGGGCGGGGTTGAAGACGTTCCGGCCGAAGCCGCCATAGACCATCTTGCCGAAGAGAATGCCGAAGACGATGCCCACGATCGCCATCCACAACGGCAGCGTTGGCGGCAGGGAGAACGTGAACAGCACGGCTGACACAAACACGGCTGAAGAGACCGGCTCCTTCCATCGGCGGGTGAAGACCGCCTCAGTGGCATAGGCGGCCGCAGACGCCAGCATCCCCATCACGGCCACACGCCAGCCGAAGAGGTAGATCGAGGCAACCATGAGTGGCGCGCACGCGAACAGCACGTGTTTCATCGGTTGTTGCCAGTTGATCCACTTGATGCTCTGTTGCGACATCCGCACCTCCCGGTAGACGGTATGAATTATACCGGATTAGTCCTGCGGCTTTCAACCTGGGAAATAACCGGAGGGTGCGATGGGCGCATGGCAGTTCTGATGAGGGTTACTTAATCGTAATCATAATCGTAATCTTGCTTTGCTCCTGCATGTGATCATAAAATGTTACCCATGAAAACGGTTTTTGCT is a window of Lentisphaerota bacterium DNA encoding:
- a CDS encoding FMN-binding protein; translated protein: MRSGRCKPSQRAARPEQAGRQRNGRRSFFHLRRNRRGCREYNCEAIRLKSRLKASVRAAGFMFTLSLVLITCVSALHLATAERVERNADLFLQRAVLEVAGVPVPDGPADVAELFRNTVSTNAVGGPACFYVRTLGTGSLQAIVFRRQARGLWGVIDAVVGLDPENRTFLKIRFLNHNETPGLGARIEEPWFQEQTAGKSGPFVLKAEGTRSAEPTEIDAITGATITSSAVRDLLNGVGRDAAEVKP
- a CDS encoding RnfABCDGE type electron transport complex subunit D, with the translated sequence MSQQSIKWINWQQPMKHVLFACAPLMVASIYLFGWRVAVMGMLASAAAYATEAVFTRRWKEPVSSAVFVSAVLFTFSLPPTLPLWMAIVGIVFGILFGKMVYGGFGRNVFNPALTGRAFIYICFGNFMTAQWYEPWTRFPAGLIRWGYTAAGAPPDVITTATPGALMKLSTEALTAHGVTAADLSSSTLFLGDCSGVIGGTSAALTLLCGLYIIWKKAANYRIVLSGFFGFAAIQTVFWQLGLGNAADPLRAALGGSLVIGIFFYATDPVSASQTNPGRWIYGALIGALSSVIATFSAWPAGTMFAILLANMFAPILDHAIRSLQAKPAGGASGTGGPTKKR
- a CDS encoding NADH:ubiquinone reductase (Na(+)-transporting) subunit D, coding for MTAKRNWTVFKENLGTQNPVFVQVLGICSTLAVTNVLRNTLVMCLGLVFVTALSNLTLSLLRNRIPPRIRMMVEVLVIACMVILVDIYLKAFYPDISRQLGPYVGLIITNCIIMGHAEAVALTNPPLISFVDGLSAGIGYSYVLLVIACVRELLGTGAIWGLPLLGPNWTNWSVMVMAPGGFFVLAVFIWIIKGWVMRPARKAGA